In a single window of the Eshraghiella crossota genome:
- the asd gene encoding aspartate-semialdehyde dehydrogenase, giving the protein MEKKLRVGILGGTGMVGQRFISLLENHPWFEVVAIAASPRSAGKTYEDAVGDRWKMTTPMPEAVKKMIVYNVMDVEEVASKVDFVFSAVDMTKEEIKKIEEDYAKTETPVVSNNSAHRWTEDVPMVVPEINPEHFKLIEYQKKRLGTKRGFIAVKPNCSIQSYTPAIFALKEFGPKLVVATTYQAISGAGKTFKDWPEMEGNVIPYIAGEEEKSEQEPLRLMGKLVDGHIEKAALPVITTQCLRVPVLNGHTAAVFVNFEKKPTKEEILDRWTNFKGLPQELNLPSAPKHFIQYLEEDNRPQVALDVNYENGFGVSFGRLREDAVFDWKFVGLSHNTIRGAAGGAVLSAELLVAQKYITAK; this is encoded by the coding sequence ATGGAAAAGAAACTTAGAGTAGGTATCCTTGGTGGAACCGGAATGGTAGGACAGAGATTTATTTCTTTGCTTGAGAATCATCCTTGGTTTGAGGTTGTGGCAATTGCAGCAAGCCCACGTTCAGCAGGAAAGACTTATGAAGATGCAGTAGGCGACAGATGGAAAATGACAACACCTATGCCTGAGGCAGTTAAGAAGATGATAGTCTATAATGTAATGGATGTTGAAGAAGTTGCTTCAAAGGTTGACTTTGTATTTTCAGCAGTCGATATGACTAAGGAAGAAATTAAGAAAATAGAAGAAGATTACGCAAAGACAGAGACACCTGTTGTATCTAATAACAGTGCACATCGTTGGACAGAGGATGTTCCTATGGTTGTTCCTGAAATTAATCCTGAACATTTTAAACTTATTGAATACCAGAAGAAGAGACTTGGTACTAAGAGAGGATTTATCGCAGTTAAGCCTAACTGCTCAATCCAGAGTTATACTCCTGCAATTTTTGCACTTAAAGAATTCGGACCTAAGCTTGTTGTTGCAACAACATATCAGGCAATTTCAGGTGCAGGCAAGACATTTAAAGACTGGCCTGAAATGGAAGGCAATGTAATTCCATACATCGCAGGTGAAGAAGAGAAGAGTGAACAGGAACCATTAAGACTTATGGGTAAATTAGTTGACGGACATATTGAGAAAGCAGCTTTACCTGTTATTACAACACAGTGTTTAAGAGTACCTGTTTTAAACGGACATACAGCAGCAGTATTTGTTAATTTTGAAAAGAAACCAACTAAGGAAGAAATTCTTGACCGTTGGACTAACTTCAAGGGACTTCCACAGGAACTTAATCTTCCAAGTGCTCCTAAGCATTTTATCCAGTACCTTGAGGAAGACAACAGACCTCAGGTAGCTCTTGATGTTAATTATGAAAACGGATTTGGTGTTTCATTCGGACGTTTAAGAGAAGATGCTGTATTTGACTGGAAGTTTGTAGGACTTTCACACAATACAATCAGAGGTGCTGCCGGAGGAGCGGTATTAAGCGCAGAATTACTTGTAGCACAGAAGTATATCACAGCTAAATAA
- a CDS encoding cyclic nucleotide-binding domain-containing protein, translating to MEDNIIELKQGEVLLHTNDEIKCLYLILSGETDIYSRYGRISTSAGSILGLSGSLYGLSLYNYVAKSDCILRKFTVSGISDLEKILREYPDMVPDIVILNEHFIMELIKLYLSMMIKCKRKDPSFTPDSRLNKWVLDKHNGIASIPEDIKKAYFGANISNSAGIIIENTEFINLLHEICLDMSELLGINNDYIPKQQNAAARSPVPALTFTKDDLFILDELKGSLDKILDYSEIDDDTRASVTDTFRRFKICSDRLSSDENIRLLRKQITGFFYDIYYKVFIKSINDDAIPSYIYMFLNFGYMDEELAGEEVSVLLYKIYKAGDSLFNNDNIFTMYRWLKLVMSGEKNPSRNNFDQSYEEFIRQEIKNNRIDMPEESALNNCEMKLRFEIDNLFKSANYMTYGRVSTFVPVVIKENIAKNIPDAMLSADSVTDIITKIKEIDFSLFYRSIVYTNEELGISQLYVYEEYLPEIILTPCIGSRGVLWQEINGRKRNSSARMLFPIFCNTIPENIFLNVMGKYRWEICRRIQGSYWNVATEKSLTSEYYDYLLFYKKNKDLSEQQKEKLKSLLINCRNNYSEVFAKDYETWINYESKGASKLNKISRNILAKYCPFNKDIRKVLRSNPIFTDCIDYYERHMLNDRRKYDNLIKVMQTKNIPIPKEIEETRAYYSK from the coding sequence ATGGAAGATAATATAATTGAATTAAAACAGGGAGAGGTATTGCTCCACACCAATGATGAGATAAAATGTCTTTATCTTATTCTTAGTGGGGAGACCGATATTTATTCCCGCTACGGCAGGATAAGCACATCTGCCGGAAGTATTCTTGGGTTATCAGGCAGTTTATATGGTTTAAGTTTGTATAATTATGTTGCAAAAAGTGACTGTATTTTAAGGAAATTCACGGTATCAGGAATCTCTGATCTTGAAAAAATACTACGTGAATATCCTGATATGGTACCGGATATCGTAATCCTTAATGAACATTTTATAATGGAACTTATCAAATTATATCTGTCCATGATGATAAAATGTAAAAGAAAAGATCCATCATTCACGCCCGACAGCAGGCTTAACAAATGGGTTCTTGACAAGCATAACGGAATAGCATCCATTCCGGAAGATATTAAGAAAGCATATTTCGGAGCGAACATAAGTAATTCAGCAGGTATCATTATTGAAAATACTGAATTTATAAATCTCCTCCATGAAATATGTCTTGATATGTCAGAACTTCTAGGCATTAATAACGACTACATTCCTAAACAACAGAATGCAGCAGCCAGAAGTCCCGTTCCCGCACTGACATTTACGAAGGACGACCTTTTTATTCTTGATGAGCTCAAGGGTTCATTGGATAAAATATTGGATTATTCTGAAATTGACGATGATACCAGAGCTTCTGTAACCGACACTTTCAGACGTTTCAAAATATGCAGCGACAGATTATCAAGTGATGAAAATATACGTCTCTTGAGAAAACAGATAACCGGATTTTTCTATGACATATACTATAAAGTATTTATTAAATCCATTAATGATGATGCCATACCTTCGTATATATATATGTTTTTAAATTTTGGATATATGGATGAGGAACTTGCCGGTGAGGAGGTATCCGTCCTTCTTTATAAAATATATAAAGCCGGCGATTCGCTGTTTAACAATGATAATATATTCACAATGTACCGTTGGTTAAAGCTCGTAATGTCGGGGGAGAAGAACCCTAGCCGCAACAACTTTGACCAGTCATACGAAGAATTCATCCGTCAGGAAATCAAGAATAACAGAATAGATATGCCCGAGGAATCTGCATTAAATAATTGCGAAATGAAACTGCGTTTTGAAATTGACAACCTTTTCAAATCAGCCAATTATATGACCTACGGCAGGGTAAGTACATTCGTACCGGTTGTAATTAAAGAAAATATTGCGAAAAATATTCCTGATGCCATGCTTTCTGCAGATAGTGTCACAGATATCATAACCAAAATTAAGGAAATCGATTTTTCTTTGTTTTACCGTTCTATCGTATATACCAATGAAGAACTCGGCATAAGCCAGTTATATGTATATGAGGAATATCTCCCTGAGATTATCCTTACACCATGTATCGGCTCCAGAGGTGTTCTGTGGCAGGAAATCAATGGCAGAAAAAGAAATTCTTCCGCCAGAATGTTATTTCCTATATTCTGTAACACAATTCCCGAAAATATATTTCTTAATGTCATGGGAAAATACCGTTGGGAAATATGCAGGAGAATACAGGGTTCCTACTGGAATGTGGCAACTGAAAAGTCCCTCACCTCCGAATATTACGATTACCTGCTTTTCTATAAGAAAAACAAAGACTTATCAGAACAGCAGAAAGAGAAATTAAAGTCCCTCCTTATCAACTGCCGTAACAATTATTCAGAAGTCTTTGCGAAGGATTACGAGACATGGATTAACTACGAATCAAAGGGAGCAAGTAAACTCAACAAAATATCCCGTAATATACTTGCAAAATATTGTCCATTTAACAAGGACATACGCAAAGTGCTGAGAAGCAACCCGATATTTACAGACTGCATTGATTATTATGAGCGTCATATGTTAAATGACAGACGAAAATATGATAACCTTATTAAGGTAATGCAGACAAAGAATATTCCTATTCCTAAAGAAATAGAAGAAACAAGAGCCTACTATAGCAAGTAG
- a CDS encoding restriction endonuclease translates to MIIRDKDNFLPLIAKMLTALNYDKVEMHTGKPYDITAVKDDKKYCFKCQYDIDAVGTAAMKEFVDGTKDMSHDARAFITNSSFISGAKKLGDEAGVLLWDRNTLDRMSIGIKENIVEDVQEETKSGKGLLTGIIIAVVAIAAIAAYFLIIK, encoded by the coding sequence ATGATAATCAGAGACAAAGACAATTTTTTACCATTAATAGCTAAGATGCTTACAGCCCTTAATTATGACAAAGTTGAGATGCATACAGGAAAACCTTATGATATAACGGCGGTAAAAGATGATAAAAAATACTGCTTTAAATGTCAGTATGATATAGACGCAGTCGGAACGGCAGCTATGAAGGAATTTGTGGATGGAACAAAAGACATGTCTCATGATGCCCGTGCATTTATAACCAATAGTTCTTTTATATCAGGGGCAAAGAAACTTGGTGATGAAGCCGGAGTGCTTTTGTGGGACCGGAATACTCTTGACAGAATGAGTATCGGAATTAAAGAAAACATTGTGGAAGATGTTCAGGAAGAAACTAAATCAGGAAAGGGTTTATTGACAGGAATTATCATAGCAGTAGTGGCAATTGCGGCTATTGCGGCATATTTTCTCATAATAAAATAA
- a CDS encoding ABC-F family ATP-binding cassette domain-containing protein: MNILTIENLTHSYSERKLFDDTSFSLEEGEKVGIIGINGTGKSTLLNIIAGNIVPDEGKVTIANKVIIEMLSQHPSFDDNETVIHYVMTDVPKDEDMFAVEAEAKAMLQTFGLTDYDELTCHMSGGQRKKIALVRTLLSGADILILDEPTNHLDNEMSTWLENYLKDYKKSVIMVTHDRYFLDSVSDRIVELDKGKIYSYNTNYSGFLELKAEREEMAVSTDSKKANLLRNELKWVMRGAKARSTKQKARLMRYEELKNRKRPEQDSEIELSSISTRLGRTTVEINNLSKAYGDRHIINDFSYIFLKNDRIGIVGPNGCGKTTLLKLIMGIVEPDEGEIVIGQTVKIGYYAQEISTRKEDGISFMDPEIRVIDYIKNTAEYVKTRDGSLSASQMLDKFLFPPREQYSLIKKLSGGEKRRLNLLRVLMEAPNVLILDEPTNDLDIKTLTILEDYLDSFDGIVITVSHDRYFLDRVVRRIFAFENGRLRQYEGGYSDYELVAEFDKEPVKAESGIPKNTGKKVKQEKLKFTYAEQKEFEHIEDDIGKIEARITEIDNLMVKNSNDFVKLNELDCEKNKLNEELEYKMERWEYLTELDEQIKNR; the protein is encoded by the coding sequence ATGAATATTTTAACTATAGAGAATCTGACACATTCTTATTCGGAAAGAAAATTGTTTGATGATACCTCATTTTCCCTTGAGGAAGGTGAAAAAGTAGGAATTATAGGTATTAACGGAACGGGAAAATCAACGCTTCTTAATATAATAGCAGGAAATATTGTACCTGATGAGGGCAAAGTTACCATAGCCAATAAAGTTATTATTGAAATGCTTTCACAACATCCGTCATTTGATGATAATGAGACAGTTATACATTATGTAATGACAGATGTACCAAAGGATGAGGATATGTTTGCGGTGGAGGCAGAGGCAAAGGCCATGCTTCAGACTTTTGGACTAACGGATTATGATGAGCTGACCTGCCATATGTCAGGAGGACAGCGTAAAAAAATAGCATTAGTCAGGACTTTATTATCCGGTGCGGATATACTGATTCTTGACGAGCCTACCAACCATCTTGACAATGAGATGTCAACATGGCTTGAAAATTATCTCAAGGATTATAAAAAATCGGTAATTATGGTTACGCATGACAGATATTTTCTGGACAGCGTTTCTGACAGAATAGTGGAGTTGGATAAAGGAAAAATATACAGCTATAATACCAATTATTCGGGATTTCTTGAGCTTAAAGCCGAAAGAGAGGAAATGGCTGTTTCAACGGACAGCAAGAAAGCCAACCTTTTAAGAAACGAGCTTAAATGGGTAATGCGTGGAGCAAAGGCGAGAAGCACCAAGCAGAAAGCCAGACTCATGCGTTATGAGGAGCTTAAAAACAGAAAACGTCCTGAACAGGATTCGGAAATAGAATTAAGTTCCATATCCACAAGGCTTGGAAGAACCACTGTGGAAATTAATAATCTTAGCAAAGCCTACGGCGACAGGCATATTATTAATGATTTTAGTTATATTTTTCTTAAAAATGACCGCATAGGTATTGTAGGTCCTAACGGTTGTGGAAAGACAACTCTGTTAAAGCTTATTATGGGGATTGTTGAACCTGACGAAGGGGAAATAGTTATCGGCCAGACAGTAAAAATCGGATATTATGCACAGGAAATATCTACACGTAAGGAAGATGGGATAAGCTTTATGGACCCTGAAATCAGGGTGATTGATTATATCAAAAATACTGCAGAGTATGTTAAGACGCGGGATGGCTCACTTTCTGCATCCCAGATGCTTGACAAATTCCTTTTTCCTCCGAGAGAACAGTATTCCCTTATAAAAAAACTTTCAGGTGGTGAAAAAAGACGCCTGAATCTGTTAAGGGTTCTTATGGAGGCACCTAATGTATTGATTCTTGACGAGCCGACCAATGATCTTGACATAAAGACGCTGACTATTCTTGAAGATTACCTGGATTCTTTTGACGGAATAGTAATAACTGTCAGCCATGACAGATATTTTCTTGACAGAGTGGTACGAAGAATTTTTGCATTTGAAAATGGCAGGTTAAGACAGTATGAGGGCGGATACTCGGATTATGAGCTGGTTGCTGAATTTGACAAAGAACCTGTAAAAGCAGAGTCCGGGATACCGAAGAATACCGGAAAAAAAGTTAAGCAGGAAAAACTTAAATTTACTTATGCGGAACAAAAGGAATTTGAGCATATTGAAGATGATATCGGAAAAATAGAAGCACGGATTACGGAAATTGATAATCTTATGGTAAAAAATTCCAATGATTTCGTAAAACTCAATGAACTTGACTGTGAAAAAAATAAACTCAATGAAGAACTTGAATATAAAATGGAACGTTGGGAATATCTTACCGAACTGGATGAACAGATAAAGAACCGGTAA
- the rlmB gene encoding 23S rRNA (guanosine(2251)-2'-O)-methyltransferase RlmB: MRYTEFTIEGRNAVIEAFRSGKTIDKLYVLDGCKDGPVMTIIREAKKTDTIIRYVDREILDRLSKTGHHQGVVANAAAYDYAEVEDILNAAREKGEPPFVFILDGIEDPHNLGAIIRTANLAGAHGVIIPKRRAVGLTATVAKTSAGALNYTPVAKVTNLSATIEELKKEGLWFVCADMGGETMYNLNLTGPIGLVIGNEGEGVSRLVKEKCDYVASIPMKGNIDSLNASVAAGVLAYEIVRQRM; the protein is encoded by the coding sequence ATGAGATATACAGAATTTACCATTGAAGGAAGAAATGCAGTAATTGAAGCATTCAGATCAGGCAAAACCATTGATAAACTTTACGTGCTTGATGGATGTAAAGATGGACCGGTAATGACAATTATCCGTGAAGCTAAAAAGACAGACACAATAATCAGATATGTTGACAGGGAAATTCTTGACAGATTATCAAAGACGGGTCATCATCAGGGAGTTGTAGCCAATGCGGCAGCATACGATTATGCAGAAGTGGAAGATATTCTGAATGCCGCAAGAGAAAAAGGTGAACCACCGTTTGTTTTTATACTTGATGGAATAGAAGACCCTCATAACCTTGGGGCAATAATAAGAACAGCGAACCTTGCAGGAGCACATGGTGTAATTATTCCAAAAAGACGTGCGGTAGGTCTTACGGCAACTGTTGCAAAGACCAGTGCGGGAGCACTTAATTATACACCTGTTGCCAAGGTTACCAATCTTTCCGCAACAATAGAGGAACTTAAAAAAGAAGGATTATGGTTTGTATGTGCCGATATGGGCGGCGAGACTATGTATAACTTAAATCTTACGGGACCGATAGGACTTGTAATCGGTAACGAAGGAGAAGGCGTCAGCAGACTTGTAAAAGAAAAATGCGATTATGTTGCGTCAATCCCTATGAAGGGTAACATTGATTCGCTTAATGCATCGGTTGCAGCAGGCGTTCTTGCTTATGAAATAGTCAGACAGAGGATGTAA
- a CDS encoding polysaccharide deacetylase family protein — protein MKKRLAIIAAIFLTATATGCGNRNGNINLYREEFEVNVGSGISTELKDYVRAPKKVLREMTLDLSEVNKDVIGVYTATINYKDESKTFRIKVTDTEEPEITLERSTFYFEVSADLALPDVVKSVNDYSEVTYGFSDNITAADSKKNMINNLSFDKVGKYNCEVIARDEYGNCAVKGFEVNIVEAGKMPSNIMGDGKYSPYMNNNTGINVKDINSLSTDGVYYGIGNTFDETTNRPNLAFYELKYGDYKVDFIQPESNYVWLTFNEILEYGNTDKILDTLKEKNVSAVFFITKNYAEKNPELIKRMIDEGHVLGNYTDTGEEIPGLSVNSLTTRMDVLYNYVYETYGYEMYLFRAPSGYFSEQALALAGQLGYRTVFWSYAYSDWDVNNQPEVSQALSNALNKAHGGAIYQLSGSSSTNRDMLGDFIDGIRSKGLEFAVYDKN, from the coding sequence TTGAAAAAACGACTGGCTATTATAGCTGCCATTTTTTTAACGGCTACTGCAACGGGTTGTGGTAACCGCAATGGTAATATTAACCTGTACAGGGAAGAATTTGAGGTTAATGTGGGCAGCGGGATAAGTACGGAACTTAAAGATTATGTTAGGGCACCTAAAAAGGTACTTCGGGAGATGACGTTGGATCTTTCTGAGGTTAATAAGGATGTTATCGGAGTTTATACGGCAACGATAAATTACAAAGATGAATCAAAGACTTTTCGTATTAAGGTAACTGATACAGAGGAGCCGGAAATCACACTTGAAAGAAGTACATTTTATTTTGAAGTATCGGCGGATTTGGCTCTGCCGGATGTAGTTAAATCTGTAAATGATTATTCAGAAGTTACATACGGATTCTCCGATAATATTACGGCAGCCGATAGCAAAAAGAATATGATTAATAACCTGTCTTTTGACAAAGTGGGAAAATATAACTGTGAAGTAATCGCAAGGGATGAATATGGAAATTGTGCGGTGAAGGGATTTGAGGTAAACATTGTTGAAGCGGGTAAGATGCCGTCTAACATTATGGGGGATGGTAAGTATTCGCCATATATGAACAATAATACTGGAATTAATGTTAAAGATATTAATTCATTAAGCACGGATGGAGTATACTACGGAATAGGCAATACTTTTGATGAGACAACCAACAGACCTAATCTGGCTTTTTATGAATTAAAATACGGCGATTATAAAGTGGACTTTATACAGCCTGAAAGCAATTATGTCTGGCTTACATTTAATGAGATTCTTGAATATGGCAATACGGATAAAATTCTTGATACACTTAAAGAAAAAAATGTTTCCGCTGTTTTCTTTATAACAAAAAACTATGCGGAAAAGAATCCGGAATTAATAAAAAGAATGATTGACGAAGGGCATGTTCTCGGAAATTACACTGATACCGGAGAAGAAATTCCCGGATTATCTGTAAATAGTTTGACAACGAGGATGGATGTGTTATACAATTACGTTTATGAAACTTACGGGTATGAGATGTATCTGTTCCGTGCTCCGTCAGGATACTTCAGTGAACAGGCACTTGCACTTGCGGGACAGCTTGGATACAGGACTGTATTCTGGAGTTATGCATACTCTGACTGGGATGTCAATAATCAGCCGGAGGTATCACAGGCTTTGTCTAATGCACTTAATAAGGCTCATGGCGGTGCAATATACCAGTTAAGTGGTTCATCATCAACTAACAGGGATATGTTAGGTGATTTTATAGACGGAATCCGTAGTAAAGGATTGGAATTTGCAGTCTATGACAAGAATTAG
- a CDS encoding Mini-ribonuclease 3, producing MFEAMEKAFQIGEVNVALYSPLTLAYIGDCVYELIIRTNLVTRGNAPVNKLNKKASNLAKASTQARIIESIMDMLSEDEEAAYKRGRNAHSCTKAKNASTSDYRKATGFEALIGYLYLQKKFDRIMELVKKGFQEEHIS from the coding sequence ATGTTTGAGGCAATGGAAAAGGCATTTCAGATAGGAGAGGTAAACGTTGCTTTATATTCTCCTCTGACACTTGCCTATATTGGCGACTGCGTATATGAACTGATTATAAGAACCAATCTTGTAACCAGAGGCAATGCACCTGTTAACAAACTTAATAAAAAGGCAAGCAACCTTGCCAAAGCATCAACCCAGGCACGGATTATTGAGTCGATAATGGATATGCTGAGTGAAGATGAAGAAGCGGCATACAAAAGAGGACGTAATGCCCATTCCTGCACCAAAGCCAAGAATGCATCAACCTCCGATTACAGAAAAGCTACCGGATTTGAAGCGTTAATCGGCTACCTCTATCTTCAGAAAAAGTTTGACAGGATTATGGAACTTGTAAAAAAAGGATTTCAGGAGGAACATATCTCATGA
- the cysS gene encoding cysteine--tRNA ligase: MENKVYFFNTLTRKVEQFIPNVDGKVAMYTCGPTVYHFAHIGNLRSYIMEDILEKTLRYVGYDVKRVMNITDVGHLTSDADTGEDKMLKGAKREHKTVMEIAKYYTDAFFDDCRKLNIKRPDVVEPATNCIPEFINMVKVLLEKDYAYIAGGNVYFDTSKLDDYYVFSSQSEKELMVGVRDDVSEDINKKNKADFVLWFTKSKFDNQELKWDSPWGVGYPGWHIECSCISMKHLGEYMDIHCGGVDNIFPHHTNEIAQSEAYLGHKWCNYWFHVHHLNDKSGKMSKSKGEFLTVSLLEEKGYNPLVYRLFCLQSHYRKPLEFSYEVLDNMTTAYNKLIKKIGELKADGSVDEEAFAGFRNKFEDAICSDLNTSSAITVIYDVLRSDINDVTKLELIKSFDEVLSLDLLKDHGNDKESSVDSELKEYILAKIEERKAAKKEKDFAKADAIRDELAAKGIQIKDTREGTVWEIV; the protein is encoded by the coding sequence ATGGAAAATAAAGTATATTTTTTTAATACACTTACAAGAAAAGTTGAGCAGTTTATACCTAATGTTGACGGAAAGGTAGCAATGTATACCTGCGGACCTACAGTATATCATTTTGCACACATAGGAAATTTAAGGTCCTATATTATGGAAGATATTCTTGAAAAAACTTTACGTTATGTAGGCTATGATGTAAAACGTGTAATGAATATTACGGATGTGGGACACCTTACAAGTGATGCCGATACAGGTGAGGATAAGATGCTTAAAGGTGCCAAAAGAGAACATAAGACTGTAATGGAGATTGCTAAATATTATACAGATGCTTTCTTTGATGACTGCCGTAAGCTTAATATTAAAAGACCTGATGTTGTAGAACCTGCGACTAACTGTATTCCTGAATTTATTAATATGGTTAAAGTCCTTCTTGAAAAAGATTATGCTTACATTGCAGGAGGCAACGTATATTTTGACACATCTAAGCTTGATGATTATTATGTTTTTTCAAGCCAGTCGGAAAAAGAACTTATGGTCGGAGTCAGGGATGACGTAAGCGAAGACATTAATAAAAAGAACAAAGCAGACTTTGTACTCTGGTTTACAAAATCCAAATTTGACAATCAGGAACTTAAGTGGGACAGCCCATGGGGTGTAGGATATCCGGGATGGCACATTGAGTGCTCATGCATCAGTATGAAGCACCTCGGCGAATATATGGACATCCACTGCGGCGGCGTAGATAATATTTTTCCACATCATACCAACGAAATCGCCCAGAGTGAGGCATATCTCGGACATAAGTGGTGCAACTATTGGTTCCATGTTCATCATCTTAACGATAAATCGGGAAAGATGAGTAAATCAAAAGGTGAATTCCTTACAGTATCACTTCTTGAGGAAAAAGGCTATAATCCACTGGTATACAGATTGTTCTGCTTACAGTCACACTATCGTAAACCCCTTGAATTTTCTTATGAAGTTCTTGATAATATGACAACGGCATATAATAAACTTATCAAGAAAATTGGGGAACTGAAGGCAGATGGCAGTGTGGATGAAGAAGCATTTGCCGGTTTTAGAAATAAATTTGAAGACGCAATATGCTCAGACCTTAATACATCTTCGGCAATAACCGTTATATATGATGTATTAAGAAGTGATATTAATGATGTGACCAAGCTGGAACTTATAAAGAGTTTTGACGAAGTGCTTTCACTTGATCTCTTAAAGGACCATGGTAATGATAAGGAAAGTTCTGTGGATTCGGAACTTAAAGAATACATTCTTGCAAAGATTGAAGAAAGAAAAGCTGCAAAGAAAGAAAAAGACTTTGCAAAGGCAGATGCAATCCGTGATGAACTTGCGGCAAAAGGCATACAGATAAAGGATACCAGAGAAGGAACTGTATGGGAAATAGTGTGA
- the cysE gene encoding serine O-acetyltransferase: MKFREYVKESIEVIKDRDPAMKSNREVFLYPCFWAIWEYRKAHKYYLKGKFYTARKISQKAARKTGIEIHPGAQIGKGLFIDHGHGVVIGETTIIGDNVTIYQGVTLGGTGKEHGKRHPTIGDNVMISTGAKILGSFTIGAGSKIGAGSVVLEEVPPNSTVVGIPGRVVKCDDIRLPNKDLDQIHLPDPVRAELDDIQKQLSKLKEKQEQYDGK; encoded by the coding sequence ATGAAATTCAGAGAATATGTTAAAGAATCCATAGAGGTCATAAAAGACAGGGACCCTGCAATGAAATCCAACAGGGAAGTATTTCTTTATCCTTGTTTCTGGGCTATATGGGAATACAGAAAGGCACACAAATATTACCTCAAAGGTAAATTTTATACAGCAAGAAAAATCTCGCAGAAGGCTGCAAGAAAGACCGGAATTGAAATACACCCGGGCGCACAGATTGGAAAAGGTCTTTTTATCGATCACGGACATGGTGTTGTAATCGGGGAGACAACTATAATCGGTGATAATGTTACGATTTATCAGGGAGTAACTCTCGGAGGCACAGGCAAGGAACATGGCAAGCGGCACCCTACTATCGGTGATAATGTTATGATAAGTACAGGGGCCAAGATACTCGGTTCATTTACAATAGGTGCAGGTTCCAAGATAGGTGCAGGTTCCGTAGTTCTTGAGGAAGTTCCTCCTAATTCAACAGTTGTGGGAATACCGGGCAGAGTGGTTAAATGTGATGATATAAGGCTTCCTAACAAAGACCTTGATCAGATTCATTTACCGGATCCTGTAAGAGCAGAGCTTGATGACATTCAGAAACAGTTAAGTAAATTAAAAGAGAAACAGGAGCAATACGATGGAAAATAA
- the sigH gene encoding RNA polymerase sporulation sigma factor SigH has translation MAITDTYKLLSDEELVAKYHSGDEKAADYLIEKYKNLVRKNVRSYYLAGADNEDLLQEGMLGLFKAIRDYNPDRDALFMTFASLCVSRHIRSTITRYNRKKNGPLNCYVSFEETINDNGSDEDIKLVDTLVDGSMKNPEEMIIAKEQVIKIQTCMDNDLSKFEKNVVELYIEGLSYAEIGERLQKPVKSIDNAIQRIRNKILKNC, from the coding sequence ATGGCAATTACTGATACTTACAAATTACTTTCTGATGAAGAACTTGTGGCAAAATATCATTCAGGTGATGAAAAAGCTGCAGATTATCTTATTGAAAAATATAAAAATCTTGTAAGAAAAAATGTGCGTTCATATTATCTTGCAGGTGCCGATAATGAAGATTTGCTCCAGGAGGGCATGCTTGGCCTTTTTAAGGCAATAAGGGACTATAATCCGGATAGAGACGCATTGTTCATGACATTTGCTTCGTTATGCGTATCAAGGCATATAAGGTCCACAATTACAAGATATAACAGAAAGAAAAATGGACCACTCAATTGTTATGTTTCTTTTGAAGAGACAATTAATGATAATGGATCCGATGAGGATATTAAGCTTGTAGATACGTTAGTAGATGGCAGTATGAAAAATCCTGAAGAGATGATTATAGCGAAAGAACAGGTAATTAAGATTCAGACCTGTATGGATAATGACCTCAGTAAATTTGAAAAAAATGTAGTTGAACTTTACATAGAAGGCCTTAGTTATGCTGAAATCGGGGAAAGATTGCAAAAACCTGTTAAGTCAATAGATAATGCCATACAGAGAATAAGAAATAAAATTTTAAAAAATTGTTGA